One region of Candidatus Polarisedimenticolaceae bacterium genomic DNA includes:
- a CDS encoding HEAT repeat domain-containing protein translates to MRVSALTWFVACCTALLFACPKAPPSGTAAASASTSAAAPAAPTPPAPPAAPAEPLPPPDAATLTRAKILRAADRRVVDDDLRAALGDDDPALRAAAVLALGQIGLPASAADAAHAAADPVPHVRAVAAFSLGLIAQPSSVADLTRLAADSDTGVRAAAAEALGRLHDASSTATVRTLLGDPASDVRAAAALAAWKLPDAEPVLDPLLTALTSDDIGFRRNAAYALARLASSGIVPASSGAAVGHITDASRARIRKELGIHVSDPDAEVRMQAARGLSFPQTPEELAIVGALSGDGEPRVRVNAVRALGFPGVPVMPYLNRAATDKDFHVSRAALESFGKVGGAQAAERLNEIVMKLNGSWLRQAALTSLTQADPRSAETIVKGMLDNPDPLMRATAAAILVGHHDPWAIHDVAALMGDPAPQVAAAAIPLIAATEGPLKKQIASFFTAPDPVVRAAAAEAVGTRFEKIAKEPPPEVKPPAEVKPPKPTVPSKTSLPPKREVAPPAPPKEKEPAETRADLFADLETLWGTSAKDSIPDAKLAVLDAAAKAGKDDATRAALARGLGDPDVLVRRRAAERIKDVYGEDHTSDIGPYTEKPLEDYVKVVQWSKKPHAAVFTMQRIDSLPGRFVVALDADAAPMTAFNFAQLANRKFFDGRIVHRVVPNFVVQDGDPRGDGFGGPGYAIRDEWNPLAYTEGVVGMASDGKDTAGSQWFVTLSAQPHLDGRYTSFGLVTQGMKQIVAQIMPADVVVSVRIVEGDGTAAP, encoded by the coding sequence ATGCGAGTTTCGGCTTTGACGTGGTTCGTCGCCTGTTGCACCGCGCTGTTGTTCGCCTGTCCCAAGGCCCCGCCATCCGGCACCGCGGCCGCATCGGCGTCCACGTCGGCAGCCGCGCCCGCGGCCCCGACACCGCCGGCACCGCCGGCAGCGCCCGCCGAGCCGTTGCCGCCACCGGATGCCGCGACGCTGACGCGCGCGAAGATCCTGCGCGCCGCCGACCGCCGCGTGGTGGACGACGACCTGCGCGCGGCCCTCGGCGACGACGATCCAGCTCTTCGCGCCGCGGCGGTCCTGGCACTCGGCCAGATCGGGTTGCCGGCCTCCGCAGCGGACGCCGCGCACGCCGCGGCCGATCCGGTGCCGCACGTGCGCGCCGTCGCCGCCTTCTCCCTGGGACTCATCGCGCAACCGTCGAGCGTCGCCGACCTCACACGGCTCGCCGCCGACTCCGACACCGGCGTGCGCGCGGCCGCGGCGGAAGCGCTCGGCCGCCTCCACGACGCGTCGAGCACGGCGACGGTCCGCACCCTCCTCGGCGACCCCGCTTCCGACGTCCGCGCCGCCGCCGCGCTCGCCGCCTGGAAGCTCCCCGATGCGGAGCCGGTCCTGGACCCGCTTCTCACGGCACTGACGTCGGACGACATCGGGTTCCGCCGCAACGCCGCCTACGCGCTCGCCCGGCTCGCGTCATCGGGGATCGTGCCGGCGTCGTCGGGCGCCGCGGTCGGACACATCACCGACGCCTCCCGGGCACGGATCCGCAAGGAGCTCGGCATTCACGTCAGCGACCCCGATGCCGAGGTGCGCATGCAGGCCGCACGCGGCCTCTCGTTCCCGCAGACCCCCGAGGAGCTCGCGATCGTCGGGGCCCTCTCCGGCGACGGCGAGCCGCGGGTCCGCGTCAACGCGGTGCGGGCTCTCGGATTCCCCGGCGTGCCGGTCATGCCGTACCTCAACCGCGCGGCCACCGACAAGGACTTCCACGTCTCTCGAGCGGCGCTCGAGTCGTTCGGGAAGGTCGGAGGCGCCCAGGCCGCCGAACGGCTCAACGAGATCGTGATGAAGCTCAACGGGAGCTGGCTCCGGCAGGCGGCGCTGACCTCCTTGACTCAGGCCGACCCTCGATCGGCGGAGACCATCGTGAAGGGCATGCTCGACAACCCCGATCCGCTCATGCGCGCCACCGCGGCGGCGATCCTCGTCGGGCATCACGATCCGTGGGCGATTCACGACGTCGCCGCGCTCATGGGCGATCCCGCGCCCCAGGTTGCCGCGGCGGCGATCCCGCTCATCGCTGCGACCGAGGGACCGCTCAAGAAGCAGATCGCATCGTTCTTCACCGCTCCCGATCCGGTCGTGCGGGCCGCCGCGGCGGAAGCGGTCGGGACACGCTTCGAGAAGATCGCGAAGGAGCCTCCGCCCGAGGTCAAGCCACCGGCCGAGGTCAAGCCGCCGAAGCCGACGGTGCCGTCGAAGACGTCCCTGCCGCCCAAGAGAGAGGTCGCCCCACCCGCACCGCCGAAAGAGAAGGAGCCCGCGGAGACGCGGGCCGACCTCTTCGCCGACCTCGAGACACTGTGGGGGACTTCGGCGAAGGACTCGATCCCGGACGCGAAGCTCGCGGTCCTCGACGCCGCGGCGAAAGCGGGAAAGGACGACGCCACGCGCGCCGCGCTCGCCCGCGGCCTCGGCGACCCCGACGTCCTCGTCCGGCGCCGCGCGGCGGAGCGGATCAAGGACGTCTACGGCGAGGACCATACGTCCGACATCGGGCCGTACACCGAAAAGCCGCTCGAGGACTACGTCAAGGTCGTGCAGTGGTCGAAGAAGCCGCACGCGGCCGTCTTCACGATGCAGCGGATCGACTCCCTCCCGGGTCGATTCGTGGTCGCGCTCGACGCCGACGCCGCACCGATGACGGCGTTCAATTTCGCGCAGCTCGCGAACCGCAAGTTCTTCGATGGCCGCATCGTTCACCGCGTCGTTCCCAACTTCGTCGTCCAGGACGGCGATCCGCGCGGCGACGGCTTCGGCGGGCCAGGCTATGCGATCCGCGACGAGTGGAACCCCCTCGCCTACACGGAGGGTGTCGTCGGAATGGCGTCGGACGGGAAGGACACTGCGGGGAGCCAGTGGTTCGTCACGCTGTCGGCGCAGCCGCACCTCGACGGGCGCTACACCTCGTTCGGCCTCGTGACCCAGGGGATGAAGCAGATCGTCGCGCAGATCATGCCGGCGGACGTCGTGGTCTCGGTACGGATCGTCGAGGGGGACGGAACCGCGGCACCCTAG
- a CDS encoding MqnA/MqnD/SBP family protein translates to MSVLTRRIRIGHSPDPDDAFMYYAIARSLVDTGGHAIEQVLEDIESLNRRALVGELEVTAVSIHAYAHLADRYALMSCGASMGDGYGPIVVAKEPLDPAGLAGVTVAIPGTLTSAYLALRLFTGREFPFVVVPFDQILDAVTSGQAGAGLVIHEGQLTYAAAGLKKVLDLGAWWKETHDGLPLPLGGNAVRKDLGAGTMRSLTAMYRGSIAYALAHRGEALAYAKDFGRGLSDPLNDRFVGMYVNDLTLDYGERGRRAIRAFLDEGAAAGLVPSLPAVDFVG, encoded by the coding sequence GTGAGCGTCCTGACACGCCGGATTCGCATCGGTCACAGCCCCGACCCCGACGACGCGTTCATGTATTACGCGATCGCTCGGTCGCTCGTCGATACCGGCGGCCACGCGATCGAGCAGGTGCTCGAGGACATCGAGAGCCTGAACCGGCGGGCGCTCGTGGGCGAGCTCGAGGTGACCGCGGTCTCGATCCACGCTTACGCTCACCTCGCCGATCGGTACGCGCTCATGTCGTGCGGCGCCTCGATGGGTGACGGCTACGGGCCGATCGTCGTCGCGAAGGAACCGCTCGATCCGGCGGGCCTCGCCGGGGTCACGGTCGCGATCCCGGGAACGCTCACCTCGGCGTACCTTGCGCTGCGCCTGTTCACGGGGCGCGAGTTCCCCTTCGTCGTCGTTCCATTCGACCAGATCCTCGACGCCGTGACGTCCGGACAGGCGGGTGCCGGGCTCGTGATCCACGAGGGGCAGCTCACCTACGCCGCCGCCGGCCTGAAAAAGGTCCTCGACCTCGGAGCCTGGTGGAAGGAAACGCACGACGGACTCCCCCTCCCGCTCGGCGGGAACGCGGTGCGCAAGGATCTCGGCGCCGGCACGATGCGCTCGCTGACGGCGATGTACCGCGGCTCGATCGCCTACGCGCTCGCACACCGCGGAGAGGCGCTGGCTTACGCGAAGGATTTCGGCCGCGGCCTGAGCGATCCGCTCAACGATCGGTTCGTCGGGATGTACGTGAACGATCTCACCCTCGACTACGGCGAGCGCGGGCGCCGTGCGATCCGCGCGTTCCTCGACGAGGGGGCCGCGGCCGGTCTCGTCCCCTCTCTCCCGGCCGTCGACTTCGTCGGGTGA
- a CDS encoding amidohydrolase, producing MTDALKRRVGELEPAIVGWRRDLHRCPELGFEEHETGRYVARCLRGFDLAVRTGVAKTGIVAVLKAKAPSARPVLLRADMDALPIEETAGRPYGSSQPGKMHACGHDGHMAMLLGAAAVLAAERERLTRDVVFCFQPGEEGFGGAEAMIREGILDEHGVAEAYGLHLWSQFPVGTIQVRPGPTMAAQDEFEATLRGHGGHGALPHKAIDPIVAAASAILSLQTVVSRSVDPVQPAVVTVGALHAGTAANVIPDTASMNGTLRSFESGVRETLRRRVKEILEGAARAGGCTLEYTLHEGYPAVVNDPAAVERVRRHASAVVGHGKVIEPDPMAAAEDFAYFLERVPGAFTFIGAGNAEAGITAPHHSPRFDIDEAALPIGTELLARIALGE from the coding sequence ATGACCGACGCGTTGAAGCGCCGCGTGGGGGAGTTGGAGCCGGCGATCGTCGGCTGGCGACGGGATCTCCACAGGTGCCCCGAGCTGGGGTTCGAGGAGCACGAGACCGGGCGCTACGTCGCACGGTGCCTCCGAGGATTCGACCTGGCGGTCCGGACGGGTGTCGCCAAGACTGGGATCGTCGCGGTCTTGAAGGCGAAGGCGCCCTCGGCACGTCCGGTCCTCCTGCGGGCCGACATGGACGCGCTCCCGATCGAGGAGACGGCCGGGCGTCCCTACGGCTCCTCACAGCCGGGAAAGATGCACGCCTGCGGGCACGACGGTCACATGGCGATGCTTCTCGGCGCGGCGGCGGTCCTCGCCGCCGAGCGCGAGCGCCTGACGCGCGACGTCGTCTTCTGTTTCCAGCCCGGCGAGGAAGGGTTCGGTGGCGCCGAAGCGATGATCCGGGAGGGGATCCTCGACGAGCACGGGGTCGCGGAGGCGTACGGCCTCCACCTCTGGTCCCAATTCCCCGTCGGGACGATCCAGGTCCGTCCCGGTCCCACGATGGCGGCCCAGGACGAGTTCGAGGCGACCCTCCGCGGTCACGGCGGCCATGGCGCCCTTCCGCACAAGGCGATCGATCCGATCGTCGCCGCGGCGTCGGCGATCCTCTCGCTCCAGACGGTGGTCTCGCGGTCGGTCGATCCGGTGCAGCCCGCCGTCGTGACCGTGGGCGCGCTGCACGCGGGGACCGCCGCCAACGTCATCCCGGACACAGCGAGCATGAACGGAACGCTGCGCAGCTTCGAGAGCGGCGTCCGCGAGACGCTGCGGCGGCGCGTGAAGGAAATCCTCGAGGGCGCCGCGCGTGCGGGGGGCTGCACGCTCGAGTACACGCTCCACGAGGGTTACCCGGCGGTCGTCAACGATCCGGCGGCGGTCGAGCGCGTGCGCCGCCACGCGTCTGCCGTCGTCGGACACGGAAAGGTCATCGAGCCCGACCCCATGGCCGCCGCCGAGGATTTCGCCTACTTCCTCGAGCGCGTGCCCGGCGCCTTCACGTTCATCGGCGCGGGAAACGCGGAGGCGGGAATCACGGCACCGCACCACTCGCCGCGCTTCGACATCGACGAGGCGGCGCTCCCGATCGGCACCGAGCTCCTCGCCCGCATCGCTCTAGGGGAATAA
- a CDS encoding DMT family transporter: protein MVPSHDRARVLAALTLIQIFFGVHYLAGKYVLREITPRAWVVLRIVGAAIVLLAVVRLLGRRLPRAPRDLALLAVFSIFGVAVNQVCFVEGLARTTVTHSAIMNTLIPAWTLLFAVLLGRERMTTPKALSLVLAIGGVFLVIRPERASFSSETFVGDLLTMTNSLSYSFFLVISKRTMHRVDAVGATALMFVFGAVPIALYGAGALVTTPFATISWTAWAWAAFIVLFPTAGAYVLISWTLARAEASLVALFVYLQPLIAAFLGVVFQNEILTLRTVMGAALIFAGVYLALGTPRLSGLRRAAPAN from the coding sequence TTGGTCCCCTCGCACGATCGCGCCCGCGTCCTCGCCGCGCTGACCCTCATCCAGATCTTCTTCGGGGTCCACTACCTGGCCGGCAAGTACGTCCTCCGCGAGATCACGCCGCGTGCCTGGGTCGTCCTCCGGATCGTCGGCGCGGCGATCGTCCTGCTCGCCGTCGTACGCCTCCTCGGCCGGCGACTGCCGAGAGCGCCGCGCGACCTCGCCCTGCTCGCCGTCTTTTCGATCTTCGGCGTCGCCGTCAACCAGGTCTGCTTCGTCGAGGGGCTCGCGCGCACGACGGTGACCCACTCGGCGATCATGAACACGTTGATCCCGGCGTGGACTCTGCTCTTCGCCGTGCTCCTCGGCCGCGAGCGCATGACGACGCCCAAAGCGCTCTCCCTCGTCCTCGCAATCGGCGGCGTCTTCCTCGTCATCCGGCCCGAGCGCGCCTCGTTCTCGTCGGAAACGTTCGTCGGCGATCTCCTGACGATGACGAACTCGCTGTCGTACTCCTTCTTCCTCGTCATCTCGAAGCGGACCATGCACCGCGTCGACGCCGTCGGCGCGACCGCGCTGATGTTCGTGTTCGGGGCGGTCCCGATCGCTCTCTACGGCGCCGGCGCGCTCGTTACGACACCGTTCGCGACGATCTCATGGACGGCGTGGGCCTGGGCCGCGTTCATCGTCCTCTTCCCGACTGCCGGCGCGTACGTCCTGATCTCCTGGACGCTCGCCCGCGCCGAGGCGTCGCTCGTCGCCCTCTTCGTCTATCTCCAGCCGCTCATCGCCGCGTTCCTCGGCGTCGTCTTCCAGAACGAGATCCTGACGCTCCGCACGGTCATGGGCGCGGCGCTGATCTTCGCAGGCGTCTATCTCGCTCTGGGCACACCGCGTTTGTCCGGTCTACGCCGGGCCGCGCCCGCGAACTAA
- a CDS encoding histone deacetylase, which yields MRRIGLVSDPVFERHDTGPGHPERPARTAAIRRALAAARLDERCMTIAPVAADDETLIRVHDPAHVRRVDASAASGARLLDSMDTAIGPESAAVARLAAGSVAALAREVALGRLDAGFAVVRPPGHHAERDLAMGFCLFNNVAVAAAMLRATCGVKRVLVVDWDVHHGNGTQHLFEDDPAVFYYSSHQMPLYPGTGHATERGRSAGLGATLNVPLRPGDGDAPFLAALTERLVPAMDEYRPDFVLVSAGFDAHRADPLGGLAVTTEAFVAATRVVRGIAERHAGGRLVSILEGGYDLEALASSAVAHLGALLSD from the coding sequence ATGCGCCGGATCGGCCTCGTCTCAGACCCCGTCTTCGAGCGCCACGACACCGGCCCGGGGCACCCCGAGCGTCCCGCGCGGACCGCCGCGATTCGACGCGCCCTCGCCGCCGCGCGCCTGGACGAGCGCTGCATGACGATCGCGCCGGTCGCAGCGGACGACGAAACGCTGATCCGCGTTCACGATCCCGCGCATGTGCGGCGCGTCGACGCATCGGCGGCCTCCGGAGCGCGACTCCTCGATTCGATGGACACGGCGATCGGGCCCGAGAGCGCCGCCGTCGCCCGGCTCGCCGCGGGATCCGTGGCGGCGCTGGCGCGCGAGGTCGCCCTCGGCCGGCTCGACGCCGGTTTCGCGGTGGTCCGTCCTCCGGGCCACCACGCCGAGCGCGACCTCGCCATGGGGTTCTGCCTCTTCAACAATGTCGCCGTCGCCGCGGCGATGCTCCGCGCGACCTGTGGGGTGAAGCGCGTCCTCGTCGTCGACTGGGACGTCCACCACGGCAACGGCACGCAGCACCTGTTCGAGGACGATCCGGCGGTCTTCTACTACTCGTCGCACCAGATGCCGCTCTACCCCGGCACCGGCCATGCGACCGAGCGGGGCCGGAGCGCCGGCCTCGGCGCGACGCTCAACGTTCCGCTCCGCCCGGGAGACGGCGACGCGCCGTTCCTCGCGGCGCTCACCGAACGGCTCGTTCCCGCGATGGACGAGTACCGTCCCGACTTCGTGCTCGTCTCGGCGGGCTTCGACGCCCACCGCGCCGACCCGCTCGGGGGGCTCGCGGTGACGACCGAGGCGTTCGTCGCCGCGACGCGCGTCGTGCGCGGGATCGCCGAGCGTCATGCCGGCGGCCGGCTCGTGTCGATCCTCGAGGGCGGCTACGATCTCGAGGCGCTCGCCTCGTCGGCCGTCGCGCACCTCGGCGCCCTTCTCAGCGATTGA
- a CDS encoding outer membrane lipoprotein carrier protein LolA, whose amino-acid sequence MNQRVTAGVLALGLSLGTAWAKEKPHAPPPASATAPQEDLDAVLNRFDAVQAQIHTLSAEFVQTTRNSLLKQPMVARGAFYLTKPDSVRWEYTSPEPMRFVVSEGQYTGYFPERKRAEKRDIKRWSEQLFRFFGLGQGSKDLGKFYGIALGAPDPEMKGSYLLVLTPKKRRVKKSVDEVKLWVDTATLLPQRIDYMGKDGNEREIRFVNTRLNPELAAGMYKVDIPSDVPVTEGFSGFDVQSRTH is encoded by the coding sequence ATGAATCAGCGTGTGACGGCGGGGGTGCTGGCCCTCGGTCTCTCTCTCGGAACCGCGTGGGCGAAGGAAAAGCCTCATGCGCCGCCGCCGGCTTCGGCCACGGCGCCCCAGGAAGATCTCGACGCCGTCCTGAACCGTTTCGACGCCGTTCAGGCTCAGATCCACACCCTGTCGGCCGAGTTCGTCCAGACCACGCGGAACTCTCTCCTCAAGCAGCCGATGGTGGCGCGCGGCGCGTTCTATCTGACCAAGCCCGACTCGGTCCGGTGGGAGTACACGTCCCCCGAGCCGATGCGGTTCGTCGTCTCCGAGGGGCAGTACACCGGCTACTTCCCGGAGCGTAAGCGCGCCGAGAAGCGCGACATCAAGCGCTGGAGCGAGCAGCTCTTCCGGTTCTTCGGTCTCGGTCAGGGCTCGAAGGACCTCGGCAAGTTCTACGGGATCGCCCTCGGCGCCCCGGATCCCGAGATGAAGGGCTCGTATCTCCTCGTGCTCACCCCGAAGAAGCGCCGGGTCAAGAAGAGCGTCGACGAGGTCAAGCTCTGGGTCGACACGGCCACGCTCCTGCCCCAGAGGATCGACTACATGGGGAAGGACGGGAACGAGCGAGAGATCCGTTTCGTCAACACGCGGTTGAACCCCGAGCTGGCCGCGGGGATGTACAAGGTCGACATCCCCTCGGACGTCCCGGTCACGGAAGGTTTCAGCGGCTTCGACGTCCAGTCCCGCACCCACTGA
- a CDS encoding HD domain-containing phosphohydrolase, whose amino-acid sequence MTRPAHIVVTDDEPSIRDVLAEGLTSFGYEVRQAGSAGEAFELVRAGGVDLVLSDIDMPGESGLSLLKRIKERDPDVDVVMVTGVVDLDVAIGAIRQGAADYVGKPFNLEEVQIVVERTLEKRRLIKENREYQQTLERKVEERTRELEESYESTLEAMITALDFRDNETMGHSRRVVEYAVIVARTMGVGEPELTWIRRGAILHDVGKIGVSDAILLKPGKLDAAEWEEMKRHPEMGYRMLKHIRFLAPALDIVHCHQERFDGTGYPRSLRGDAIPLGARIFAAVDTFDAMTSDRPYRAALSIQAARDEIRKFSGTQFDPEVASAFLSIDEAVWLEIRNRVHRDAIEEAEAARASHS is encoded by the coding sequence GTGACCCGGCCCGCCCACATCGTCGTCACCGACGACGAGCCTTCGATCCGCGACGTGCTCGCGGAGGGGCTGACGTCGTTCGGCTACGAGGTCCGGCAGGCCGGCTCCGCGGGCGAGGCTTTCGAGCTCGTGCGCGCAGGCGGCGTCGACCTCGTCCTCTCGGACATCGACATGCCGGGCGAAAGCGGCCTCTCCCTCCTGAAGCGCATCAAGGAGCGGGACCCCGACGTCGACGTCGTCATGGTGACGGGCGTCGTCGACCTCGACGTCGCGATCGGCGCGATCCGGCAGGGCGCCGCCGACTACGTCGGAAAACCGTTCAACCTCGAGGAGGTGCAGATCGTCGTCGAGCGCACGCTCGAGAAGCGTCGCCTCATCAAGGAGAACCGCGAGTACCAGCAGACCCTCGAGCGCAAGGTCGAGGAGCGGACGCGCGAGCTCGAGGAATCGTACGAGAGCACCCTCGAAGCGATGATCACCGCCCTCGACTTCCGGGACAACGAGACGATGGGCCACTCACGGCGCGTCGTCGAGTACGCGGTGATCGTCGCGCGCACGATGGGGGTCGGCGAGCCCGAGCTGACCTGGATCCGCCGCGGCGCGATCCTGCACGACGTCGGGAAGATCGGCGTCTCGGACGCCATCCTGCTGAAGCCGGGGAAGCTCGACGCGGCGGAGTGGGAGGAGATGAAGCGCCATCCCGAGATGGGCTACCGGATGCTCAAGCACATCCGCTTCCTCGCCCCGGCTCTCGACATCGTCCACTGCCACCAGGAGCGCTTCGACGGCACGGGCTACCCGAGGAGTCTTCGCGGGGACGCGATCCCGCTCGGAGCGCGGATCTTCGCCGCCGTCGACACCTTCGACGCGATGACCTCCGACCGGCCGTACCGTGCGGCGCTGTCGATCCAGGCCGCGCGCGACGAGATCCGAAAGTTCTCCGGCACGCAGTTCGACCCCGAGGTCGCGTCGGCGTTCCTCTCGATCGACGAGGCGGTCTGGCTCGAGATCAGGAATCGCGTGCACCGCGACGCCATCGAGGAAGCCGAGGCCGCCCGCGCGTCGCACTCCTAG